A part of Nocardioides sp. WS12 genomic DNA contains:
- a CDS encoding DUF2784 domain-containing protein — MHRLVAAAACGVHMVFVAFTILGGFLAWMMPWVFLPHLAAAAWGGRMSISRAACPLSRIEDWGREGAGRPLMSERGFIAHYFEGNVYPAKIARRVEVLVGTLVVGSWLGFVVR; from the coding sequence ATGCACAGACTCGTGGCCGCCGCAGCGTGCGGCGTCCACATGGTCTTCGTTGCCTTCACCATCCTCGGCGGCTTCCTCGCCTGGATGATGCCGTGGGTGTTCCTTCCCCACCTCGCCGCTGCGGCTTGGGGAGGCCGGATGTCGATCTCGCGCGCGGCATGCCCGCTGTCCCGCATCGAGGACTGGGGCCGCGAGGGCGCGGGCCGGCCGTTGATGAGTGAGCGCGGCTTCATCGCGCACTACTTCGAGGGCAACGTCTACCCCGCGAAGATCGCCCGCCGGGTCGAGGTCCTGGTCGGGACGCTCGTCGTCGGCTCGTGGCTCGGCTTCGTCGTCCGCTGA
- a CDS encoding aldo/keto reductase, translated as MTPSPLWSADNPPRQGLGLMRLRDPEPGGAREPDRDPVAVVHAALDQGVTLLDTAEMYGNEELVGRTIAGRRDEVLLCTKFGVVWGDGGDWSVRADAATVVRSCDTSLQRLGVDVIDLYYLHHRSDETPIEETVGAMADLVAAGKVRAIGLSNVTVEDVRRADAVHHVTALQEQWSLVANAAEAFLPVLKELGITLVAHSPLGHGQLSGDDTPSALRAALAGPAARLEVPTGQVALAWVHHQQRRHDQAVVPLPGATSISHVRANVAAASISLTDDELAILDAVRS; from the coding sequence ATGACTCCATCGCCGCTCTGGTCGGCCGACAACCCGCCCCGCCAGGGCCTCGGCCTGATGCGCTTGCGGGACCCCGAACCGGGTGGCGCGAGGGAGCCGGACCGGGATCCCGTGGCCGTCGTCCACGCAGCGCTCGACCAGGGCGTCACCCTGCTCGACACCGCCGAGATGTACGGAAACGAAGAGCTCGTCGGGCGCACCATCGCGGGACGGCGCGACGAGGTACTCCTCTGCACGAAGTTCGGCGTGGTGTGGGGCGACGGCGGCGACTGGAGTGTTCGCGCCGATGCCGCGACCGTCGTGCGGTCCTGCGACACGAGCCTGCAGCGGCTGGGTGTCGACGTCATCGACCTCTACTACCTGCACCACCGAAGCGATGAGACCCCCATCGAGGAGACCGTCGGCGCGATGGCGGACCTCGTCGCCGCCGGGAAGGTCCGCGCCATCGGGCTGTCCAACGTCACCGTCGAGGACGTGCGCCGGGCCGATGCCGTGCACCACGTCACCGCTCTCCAGGAGCAGTGGTCGCTCGTGGCCAACGCTGCGGAGGCCTTCCTCCCCGTCCTGAAGGAGCTGGGCATCACCCTCGTTGCCCACTCGCCGCTGGGACATGGCCAGCTGTCGGGCGACGACACTCCCTCAGCCCTGCGGGCTGCCCTTGCCGGGCCTGCGGCCCGACTCGAGGTGCCGACGGGCCAGGTCGCGCTGGCCTGGGTCCACCACCAGCAACGCAGGCACGACCAGGCCGTTGTGCCCCTTCCGGGCGCGACCAGCATCAGCCACGTGCGGGCCAACGTCGCGGCCGCGTCGATCAGCCTGACCGACGACGAGCTCGCGATCCTGGACGCCGTCCGCTCCTAG
- a CDS encoding DUF305 domain-containing protein, with the protein MSRSRSFGSALVVLVAALSLSGCLEKENDADPASGSSPQVVQPGGPGEDATTVDPGQIVKQSDFAHDDVAFMQMMIPHHAQALTMSKLAPKRAESPAVKSIARRVLAAQRPEILTMAAWLENKGVAVPSAKDDPADFDHGEHGHDTMHGMLTDAQLAALKAARGAEFDRLFLEGMIQHHEGAITMADTVATGGTDVQVTEIANEIVIGQGAEIDRMKALLAEL; encoded by the coding sequence GTGTCTCGGTCTCGGTCGTTCGGCTCTGCCCTCGTCGTCCTCGTGGCGGCGCTCTCCCTGAGTGGCTGTCTGGAGAAGGAGAACGACGCGGATCCCGCCAGCGGGTCCTCGCCGCAGGTCGTGCAGCCCGGCGGGCCGGGGGAGGATGCCACCACGGTCGATCCCGGTCAGATCGTGAAGCAGTCCGACTTCGCCCACGACGACGTGGCTTTCATGCAGATGATGATCCCCCACCACGCGCAGGCGCTGACCATGTCGAAGCTGGCCCCCAAGCGGGCGGAGTCGCCCGCCGTGAAGTCAATCGCGCGCCGGGTCCTTGCCGCCCAGCGTCCCGAGATCCTGACCATGGCGGCGTGGCTCGAGAACAAGGGCGTCGCCGTACCGTCGGCCAAGGACGACCCGGCCGACTTCGACCACGGCGAGCACGGCCACGACACGATGCACGGCATGCTCACCGATGCGCAGCTCGCTGCCCTGAAGGCCGCCCGCGGCGCGGAGTTCGACCGGCTGTTCCTCGAGGGCATGATCCAGCACCACGAAGGCGCGATCACGATGGCGGACACCGTCGCGACGGGCGGCACCGACGTCCAGGTCACCGAGATCGCCAACGAGATCGTGATCGGGCAGGGCGCCGAGATCGACCGGATGAAGGCGTTGCTGGCCGAGCTCTAG
- a CDS encoding choice-of-anchor P family protein, whose amino-acid sequence MRALRILLAGAVSAAGLTAVAAPPAVAANATVSGFSQCANGTGTALTCAGGWINGAIQNSNSHYNEDQVVPQRALLSLPADNAEHSLTFTYQDRKGNVHAYDSLATWNKTVSDADPCQSLAASLCAGAPSTLPMATDGANIPPSVSPISTAVSAHQLPAADRMWTLYGGVLTSDAVISHSSPTSGDDLVTVTVRFRNATPTVARDVVLLFGGHLAVGGPNTLPRAWGLNLGASSVSGGPYAFKLEQIDGGSTGATANTIQASATGPVPPPLFSITKTANPTTAAPGDTVNYTVTVKNTGGQPASTTFTDDHADNITPSAVTSNPSGGTCTPAGTTNKVLNCTTSSIAAGASQVFTYSAVMPGSFTSGPGSGCGTGLFPITNTATLTGGSVLAGSGTATATVCVNAAASFTVDKAASNLLPGPGQTITYTLTVKNTGTAPGATTVVDDYDNRLDASITAPAGCTKADGKLTCTTGSILPGLTQVFTYTATMPATFEGDDHTGCASDRYPVKNTASIGTSSTDTVIVCVQAGATFTVTKVANDLTATPGQLIEYTITVKNTGNASGSTTFVDNYDDRLDPTVPAGCTKAGGQLSCNSGTIAAGLTKTFVYSANMPTSFSGSVGNCAANSYPVLNTVTLANSQAATVQVCVGAAANFTITKDVNDDTPIPGQTVTYTVKVKNEGAAAGSTSFTDVYDPRMVVTFPSGCSGSSGTFTCQTGSVAAGETVTFTYTAVVPSAFGPTSGGENCASGTYPLKNTATVLNGPGATEILCVAAAPNLSVTKSVNDTTGVPNQVLTYTITVKNTGNAAGTTSFVDNFDDRLSPTNITRTPDTGSCEIVGTTAKTLNCSTGTIPAGEQQVFTYQVTLPATYATENGEGVCNPGTYLVANSVNLGNGLGSASVNVCVAAAPNFLVEKTIDNSNPAPGDTVTYTIKVTNNGTASGSTTWSDDYDNRLSPSTATSNPAGNNCVPAGGAFTACATGVINALGQQTFVYTAQIPDTFTGTTGNCLPGTFEIYNKVVLGSGASDDVSLCVTAAPEFDVTKSVDDTDVAPGDTVTYTLKVDNFGTSSGSTTIVDDYDNRLDPTVPAGCTKAGGKLTCTTGTILAGDSKSFVYTAVIPTSFTGADGAGDCDPGEFDIVNSVTVSGTTAADSVTLCVPALPKFSVVKTANDTSVGAGDLVTYTVTVKNIGAAPGSSDFTDDFDDRLAPSSAVSTPAGNDCAPSESDGNELFDCTTASLDPGQSQKFVYSAAMPDAFTDDDDTCEGGGFAIVNSVSVVGDTDAVTICVAAAPEFTITKSPSSSTAMPGGSVGYDITVTNIGTAEGSTTFTDQADATIAAAPAGCELVSAHSLSCTTRSLEAGEDQVFTYQATVPATYTGEPDVEDCDPPAYPVRNRATLANGDVADAVVCVGAAPDFTVEKTVDDATGVPGQTVHYTLTVTNNGAAAGSTTLVDDYDNRLTPTIPAGCSAAGGLLTCTTGVLLSGGEQEFTYDAVLPATYSGTSGVEPCQAGEYPVANLVRIDGEVVADETVCVAAAPEFTVDKSADDVTATPGQVITYKVTVRNTGSVAGSTTFSDDYDSRLNPSVPAGCSAVGGVLTCTTAVIEPDDEQVITYTAAMPASFTGPSGLGGCATGTFPVANGVVLANGTNDAVTVCVAATSNLKLTKTSSVDHRPNGDQVLTYTITWINNGPAEALQVVLTDAIPAGTQFVSCTAGCSLVGSPATATWNLGAIAPLGGTGSVTLVVKLVSNQICTVPNSAKIKVGNETAISSNTVTDNVTPQPDPSTAKSNGAAIGVQVKTSGILTLITGLANAVITNNSTVAISNAASSQTGVGGPTTNSDSLLSLSLGGLLTAGVISTTSSSSVTAAPAEARQTTTAEVAGVCLVPVAGLCTVQTGTVRAVASTMANGYYASATSTGSTIQNLKIAGLATPVDLNQTTTIPLNPLVFGKNSYVAINERTSSTGLSGGKYVADQTVAMIHVKITGLLLIQAAEIYVAKATAHSEFAKTFVCSGAGTRSVSGHAYTARVYTGPLLADLLQGYVQISPLGGAESEHVAAVALPAGGGVVGAKVADSSSSGSFNSSSATATSWAEVAGDGPTPVCVLGCTVRATAVRSQANSNGSASGSTSTSAGTSLLGLQIAGLAPLAANPAPNTTLVLPGIGFIILNEQFCDGGGAANGSCSGPGHSGITVRAVRVVVTVANNILGLSPGIEVVVAEAHADTTFQ is encoded by the coding sequence ATGCGTGCGTTGCGAATTCTTCTTGCCGGTGCTGTGTCCGCAGCCGGATTGACCGCCGTCGCCGCTCCGCCGGCCGTCGCAGCGAACGCCACCGTCAGTGGCTTCTCGCAATGCGCCAACGGGACCGGCACGGCGCTGACCTGCGCCGGCGGCTGGATCAACGGGGCGATCCAGAACAGCAATTCCCACTACAACGAGGACCAGGTCGTGCCGCAGCGCGCCCTCCTCTCGTTGCCGGCCGACAACGCCGAACACTCGCTGACCTTCACCTACCAGGACCGCAAGGGCAACGTGCACGCGTACGACTCCCTCGCGACGTGGAACAAGACCGTTTCCGACGCCGACCCCTGTCAGAGCCTGGCCGCCAGCCTGTGTGCGGGCGCCCCTTCGACCCTGCCCATGGCCACTGACGGGGCCAACATCCCGCCGTCCGTGTCCCCCATTTCCACGGCCGTCTCCGCCCACCAGCTCCCGGCCGCCGACCGCATGTGGACGCTGTACGGCGGCGTGCTGACCTCGGACGCCGTGATCTCCCACAGTTCACCGACCAGCGGCGACGACCTCGTCACCGTGACCGTCCGTTTCCGCAACGCCACGCCCACGGTGGCCCGCGACGTCGTCCTGCTGTTCGGTGGGCACCTCGCTGTGGGTGGCCCGAACACGCTCCCGCGCGCCTGGGGCCTGAACCTCGGTGCCAGCTCGGTCAGCGGCGGTCCGTACGCCTTCAAGCTCGAGCAGATCGACGGAGGCTCCACGGGCGCGACCGCCAACACGATCCAGGCCAGCGCCACCGGCCCCGTGCCACCGCCGCTCTTCAGCATCACCAAGACGGCGAACCCGACCACCGCCGCTCCCGGCGACACGGTCAACTACACGGTCACGGTCAAGAACACGGGCGGTCAGCCGGCGTCCACGACGTTCACCGACGACCACGCCGACAACATCACGCCGTCTGCGGTGACGAGCAACCCCTCCGGTGGCACGTGTACGCCGGCCGGCACCACGAACAAGGTGCTCAACTGCACCACGTCCAGCATCGCCGCGGGCGCATCCCAGGTCTTCACCTACTCCGCCGTGATGCCCGGATCCTTCACGTCCGGCCCCGGTAGCGGTTGTGGAACCGGGCTCTTCCCGATCACGAACACCGCCACCCTGACCGGGGGAAGCGTTCTTGCGGGCTCCGGCACCGCCACTGCGACGGTCTGCGTCAACGCGGCCGCGTCCTTCACGGTCGACAAGGCGGCCAGCAACCTGCTGCCCGGTCCCGGCCAGACGATCACGTACACGCTCACGGTCAAGAACACCGGTACCGCCCCGGGCGCCACCACCGTCGTGGACGACTACGACAACAGGCTGGACGCGAGCATCACCGCCCCCGCGGGCTGCACCAAGGCCGACGGCAAGCTGACCTGCACCACGGGTTCGATCCTGCCGGGCCTCACCCAGGTCTTCACGTACACCGCCACGATGCCCGCGACCTTCGAGGGCGACGACCACACCGGCTGCGCGTCCGACCGCTACCCGGTGAAGAACACTGCCTCCATCGGTACCTCCAGCACCGACACCGTGATCGTGTGTGTCCAGGCCGGCGCCACCTTCACGGTCACCAAGGTCGCCAATGACCTGACCGCCACCCCCGGCCAGTTGATCGAGTACACGATCACCGTCAAGAACACGGGCAATGCCTCGGGCTCGACGACCTTCGTCGACAACTACGACGACCGGCTGGACCCGACCGTGCCGGCGGGCTGCACCAAGGCCGGCGGTCAACTGAGCTGCAACTCGGGCACGATCGCGGCCGGACTCACCAAGACGTTCGTCTACTCCGCGAACATGCCCACGAGCTTCTCCGGTTCCGTCGGGAACTGCGCGGCCAACTCGTACCCGGTCCTCAACACCGTCACGCTGGCCAACAGCCAGGCGGCCACCGTCCAGGTGTGTGTCGGTGCCGCGGCGAACTTCACGATCACCAAGGACGTCAACGACGACACCCCGATCCCGGGGCAGACCGTCACCTACACCGTGAAGGTGAAGAACGAGGGCGCCGCGGCGGGTTCGACCAGCTTCACCGACGTGTACGACCCCCGGATGGTCGTCACCTTCCCGAGCGGTTGCTCCGGTTCGTCCGGCACGTTCACCTGCCAGACCGGCTCGGTCGCGGCAGGCGAGACGGTCACCTTCACCTACACCGCCGTCGTACCGTCCGCCTTCGGGCCGACCTCCGGCGGTGAGAACTGCGCCAGCGGGACCTACCCGCTCAAGAACACCGCGACCGTCCTGAACGGACCCGGCGCCACGGAGATCCTCTGTGTCGCGGCCGCGCCGAACCTGTCGGTCACCAAGTCCGTCAACGACACGACCGGAGTGCCGAACCAGGTCCTGACCTACACGATCACGGTCAAGAACACCGGCAACGCCGCGGGCACCACCAGCTTCGTCGACAACTTCGACGACCGGCTCTCACCCACCAACATCACCCGGACGCCGGACACCGGCTCCTGCGAGATCGTCGGTACGACGGCCAAGACCCTCAACTGTTCGACCGGCACCATTCCGGCTGGTGAGCAGCAGGTCTTCACCTACCAGGTGACCCTCCCGGCGACGTACGCGACGGAGAATGGTGAAGGGGTCTGCAACCCGGGCACTTACCTGGTGGCGAACAGCGTCAACCTCGGCAACGGGCTCGGCAGCGCCAGCGTCAACGTGTGTGTCGCGGCGGCACCGAACTTCCTGGTCGAGAAGACGATCGACAACAGCAACCCGGCGCCCGGAGACACCGTCACCTACACGATCAAGGTGACCAACAACGGCACCGCTTCGGGCTCGACCACGTGGTCCGACGACTACGACAACCGCTTGTCCCCGAGCACCGCCACGTCGAACCCCGCCGGCAACAACTGTGTCCCTGCTGGCGGCGCCTTCACGGCCTGTGCCACCGGCGTCATCAACGCCCTCGGACAGCAGACGTTCGTCTACACGGCGCAGATCCCGGACACGTTCACCGGCACCACCGGCAACTGCCTGCCGGGCACCTTCGAGATCTACAACAAGGTCGTCCTCGGCAGCGGAGCATCGGACGACGTCTCGCTCTGCGTCACCGCAGCCCCCGAGTTCGACGTCACCAAGAGCGTTGACGACACCGACGTCGCCCCCGGCGACACGGTGACCTACACCCTCAAGGTCGACAACTTCGGCACCAGTTCGGGTTCGACGACGATCGTCGACGACTACGACAACCGCCTCGACCCGACCGTTCCGGCCGGCTGCACGAAGGCCGGCGGCAAGCTGACCTGTACGACGGGCACGATCCTCGCGGGTGACAGCAAGTCGTTCGTCTACACCGCCGTCATCCCGACCTCCTTCACGGGAGCGGACGGCGCCGGAGACTGCGACCCGGGCGAGTTCGACATCGTCAACAGCGTCACCGTCAGCGGTACGACGGCCGCGGACAGCGTCACGCTCTGTGTCCCTGCCCTGCCGAAGTTCTCCGTGGTCAAGACGGCGAACGACACCAGCGTGGGTGCCGGCGACCTCGTCACCTACACGGTCACCGTGAAGAACATCGGCGCTGCTCCCGGCAGCAGTGACTTCACCGACGACTTCGACGACCGCCTGGCGCCGTCGTCCGCGGTGTCGACCCCGGCCGGCAACGACTGTGCCCCGTCCGAGTCCGACGGCAACGAGCTCTTCGACTGCACCACGGCCTCGCTCGACCCGGGCCAGTCGCAGAAGTTCGTCTACTCCGCCGCCATGCCGGATGCCTTCACCGACGATGACGACACCTGTGAAGGTGGTGGCTTCGCGATCGTGAACAGCGTCTCCGTCGTGGGTGACACCGACGCCGTCACCATCTGTGTTGCTGCCGCACCGGAGTTCACCATCACCAAGTCGCCGAGCTCCTCGACGGCGATGCCGGGCGGTTCGGTCGGCTACGACATCACCGTCACGAACATCGGCACCGCCGAGGGTTCGACGACCTTCACCGACCAGGCAGATGCGACGATCGCGGCCGCACCGGCCGGTTGCGAGCTGGTGTCTGCGCACTCGTTGAGCTGCACGACGCGGTCGCTCGAGGCCGGCGAGGACCAGGTCTTCACCTACCAGGCGACCGTCCCGGCGACGTACACCGGCGAACCGGATGTCGAGGACTGTGACCCGCCGGCGTACCCGGTCCGCAACCGGGCGACGCTCGCGAACGGTGATGTCGCCGACGCGGTCGTCTGTGTCGGAGCGGCGCCGGACTTCACGGTCGAGAAGACCGTGGACGACGCCACCGGCGTGCCCGGCCAGACCGTGCACTACACGCTGACCGTCACCAACAACGGCGCTGCCGCAGGTTCGACCACCCTGGTCGACGACTACGACAACCGCCTGACCCCGACGATTCCCGCCGGCTGCTCGGCCGCGGGCGGACTGCTCACCTGCACCACGGGCGTCCTCCTCTCCGGTGGAGAGCAGGAGTTCACGTACGACGCCGTCCTGCCTGCGACGTACTCCGGCACCTCCGGAGTCGAGCCCTGCCAGGCGGGCGAGTACCCGGTGGCCAACCTGGTCCGGATCGACGGCGAGGTCGTTGCCGACGAGACCGTCTGTGTGGCTGCGGCTCCGGAGTTCACCGTCGACAAGTCGGCGGACGACGTCACCGCGACGCCCGGTCAGGTCATCACCTACAAGGTGACGGTCAGGAACACCGGCTCCGTCGCCGGCTCGACGACCTTCTCCGATGACTACGACTCCCGCCTGAACCCGTCGGTGCCTGCCGGCTGCTCGGCGGTGGGCGGAGTGCTCACGTGTACGACGGCCGTCATCGAGCCCGATGACGAGCAGGTCATCACCTACACCGCAGCGATGCCCGCGAGCTTCACCGGACCCTCGGGGCTCGGGGGCTGTGCCACCGGCACCTTCCCGGTTGCGAACGGTGTGGTGCTGGCCAACGGCACCAACGATGCGGTGACCGTCTGTGTGGCGGCGACGTCGAACCTCAAGCTGACGAAGACCTCGTCGGTCGACCACCGGCCCAACGGTGACCAGGTGCTGACCTACACGATCACCTGGATCAACAACGGCCCGGCCGAGGCCCTGCAGGTCGTCCTCACCGACGCGATCCCGGCCGGCACCCAGTTCGTCTCGTGCACCGCCGGGTGTTCGCTGGTCGGCTCGCCGGCCACGGCGACCTGGAACCTCGGGGCGATCGCACCGCTCGGTGGCACCGGCTCGGTGACGCTCGTGGTCAAGCTCGTCAGCAACCAGATCTGCACCGTCCCGAACTCGGCGAAGATCAAGGTCGGCAACGAGACGGCGATCAGCTCCAACACGGTGACCGACAACGTCACGCCGCAGCCCGACCCGTCGACGGCGAAGTCGAACGGCGCAGCCATCGGCGTCCAGGTCAAGACGTCCGGCATCCTCACCCTGATCACGGGGCTGGCCAACGCGGTCATCACCAACAACAGCACCGTGGCGATCAGCAACGCCGCGAGCAGCCAGACCGGGGTCGGGGGTCCGACCACCAACAGTGACTCGCTCCTGTCGCTGAGCCTGGGCGGACTGCTGACGGCCGGTGTCATCAGCACGACGAGCTCCAGCTCGGTCACGGCCGCTCCGGCCGAGGCCCGCCAGACCACCACGGCCGAAGTGGCCGGTGTGTGTCTGGTGCCGGTCGCGGGACTCTGCACCGTGCAGACGGGAACGGTTCGGGCGGTCGCCTCGACGATGGCCAACGGGTACTACGCCTCGGCCACCTCGACCGGGTCGACGATCCAGAACCTGAAGATCGCTGGCCTGGCGACTCCGGTGGACCTCAACCAGACGACCACCATCCCGCTGAACCCGCTGGTCTTCGGCAAGAACAGCTACGTCGCGATCAACGAGCGGACTTCGTCGACCGGACTCTCGGGCGGCAAGTACGTCGCTGACCAGACCGTGGCGATGATCCACGTGAAGATCACCGGCCTGCTGCTCATCCAGGCGGCGGAGATCTACGTGGCCAAGGCGACGGCGCACAGCGAGTTCGCCAAGACCTTCGTCTGCAGCGGCGCCGGAACCCGGTCGGTGAGCGGACACGCCTACACCGCACGGGTCTACACCGGTCCGTTGCTCGCCGACCTGCTCCAGGGCTACGTGCAGATCTCGCCTCTCGGCGGCGCGGAGAGCGAGCACGTCGCTGCCGTGGCGCTGCCCGCGGGCGGGGGCGTCGTCGGTGCCAAGGTTGCCGACAGCAGCAGCAGCGGCTCGTTCAACTCCTCGTCGGCCACGGCGACCAGTTGGGCCGAAGTCGCAGGCGACGGCCCGACACCGGTCTGTGTGCTGGGTTGCACCGTCAGGGCCACGGCGGTGAGATCGCAGGCCAACTCGAATGGTTCAGCGAGCGGGTCCACATCGACCTCCGCGGGGACATCCCTGCTGGGTCTCCAGATAGCCGGGCTGGCGCCCCTTGCCGCGAACCCGGCGCCGAACACGACGCTGGTGCTGCCAGGAATCGGCTTCATCATCCTCAACGAGCAGTTCTGTGACGGCGGTGGCGCCGCCAACGGGAGTTGTTCGGGACCGGGCCACAGCGGCATCACGGTCCGCGCGGTGCGTGTGGTGGTGACCGTCGCCAACAACATCCTCGGTCTGTCGCCGGGTATCGAGGTCGTCGTCGCCGAGGCCCACGCCGACACGACCTTCCAGTAG
- a CDS encoding ABA4-like family protein produces the protein MTETARPTTPLEPMPASRRHAYTAINSSSAPLFLAMILLPRSALTRRLVELAMPLHATIGVTYAAFLGSGLLKTRTFLDFRDPDQLRRVLAEHDVFLAGWAHYISFDLFVGQWIWRDAIAAGRSPRLALLLTWLAGPIGLTLYLAQRTFGARREGRDL, from the coding sequence ATGACCGAGACCGCTCGACCCACCACACCGCTGGAGCCCATGCCCGCGAGCCGGCGGCACGCGTACACCGCCATCAACAGTTCGTCCGCGCCGCTCTTCCTGGCCATGATCCTGCTGCCCCGGTCGGCCCTGACCCGGCGCCTCGTCGAGCTGGCCATGCCGCTGCACGCGACGATCGGCGTCACCTACGCGGCATTCCTCGGCTCCGGCCTGCTGAAGACGCGCACCTTCCTCGACTTCCGCGACCCCGACCAGCTCCGCCGGGTCCTGGCCGAACACGACGTCTTCCTCGCCGGGTGGGCGCACTACATCTCGTTCGACCTGTTCGTCGGCCAGTGGATCTGGCGCGACGCGATCGCCGCCGGTCGCAGCCCTCGGCTCGCTCTGCTGCTCACCTGGCTGGCCGGTCCGATCGGCCTGACCCTCTACCTCGCCCAGCGCACCTTCGGTGCGCGCCGCGAAGGACGGGACCTCTGA
- a CDS encoding SDR family oxidoreductase → MTLPLPGPDTTAIVTGASSGIGTEIARELSRRGHHVTLVARSVDKLEALAAELTSGADVLATDLSDRPSRAGLLDRVAANGRVPNILINNAGLSTMGPVSASDPIAEMGMIEVDVVAVADLCSRVLPGMVERGEGAVLNVASTAAFQPLPGQAGYGAGKAFVLSYTQSLAGELRGTGVSATTLCPGPVDTGFGERAGFTKEEAEAALPSVMWVSARDVALAAVEGMEKGRLVVIPGKVNRAAAALAQVTPRTLLLPILTKSHPGLR, encoded by the coding sequence ATGACGCTGCCCCTGCCCGGCCCCGACACCACTGCGATCGTCACTGGGGCCTCCTCCGGCATCGGCACGGAGATCGCGCGTGAGTTGTCCCGCCGCGGGCACCACGTGACCCTGGTGGCCCGGTCCGTTGACAAGCTCGAGGCCCTGGCCGCCGAACTGACCAGCGGTGCCGACGTGCTCGCCACCGACCTGTCCGACCGACCGAGCCGCGCCGGGCTCCTCGACCGGGTCGCCGCCAACGGCCGCGTCCCGAACATCCTGATCAACAACGCCGGCCTGTCCACGATGGGGCCGGTCAGTGCGTCGGACCCGATCGCCGAGATGGGCATGATCGAGGTCGACGTCGTCGCCGTGGCCGACCTCTGCAGCCGGGTCCTGCCCGGCATGGTCGAGCGCGGCGAGGGGGCCGTCCTCAACGTCGCGTCGACGGCGGCCTTCCAGCCCCTGCCCGGTCAGGCCGGGTACGGCGCCGGCAAGGCCTTCGTCCTGTCGTACACGCAGAGCCTGGCCGGTGAACTGCGCGGCACCGGCGTCAGTGCGACCACCCTGTGCCCCGGCCCGGTGGACACCGGCTTCGGCGAACGCGCCGGCTTCACCAAGGAAGAAGCCGAGGCCGCGTTGCCGAGCGTGATGTGGGTGTCCGCGCGCGACGTCGCCCTTGCTGCTGTCGAGGGCATGGAGAAGGGCCGCCTCGTCGTGATCCCCGGCAAGGTCAACCGCGCCGCCGCCGCGCTCGCGCAGGTCACACCCCGCACGCTGTTGCTGCCGATCCTCACGAAGAGCCACCCCGGCCTGCGCTGA
- a CDS encoding sigma-70 family RNA polymerase sigma factor yields the protein MEQVEEDAAALSLEDAYREHRVALLRLAYLVGGSRELAEDVVQTAFATAQPRWDQVEEPLPYLKRAVVNQIKDAQRRWYRSQRHREHHATPQSVLPPEVDETWQLIASLSLHQRAAVVLHYYEDLPLTEVAEILGRPASTVRSDHRRALDRLRKAL from the coding sequence ATGGAGCAAGTGGAAGAAGATGCCGCAGCGCTGTCCCTTGAGGACGCCTACCGGGAGCACCGGGTCGCGTTGCTGCGGCTGGCCTACCTCGTCGGGGGCAGCCGCGAACTCGCGGAGGACGTCGTGCAGACGGCCTTCGCCACCGCGCAACCCCGCTGGGACCAGGTCGAGGAACCGCTGCCCTACCTGAAGCGCGCGGTGGTCAACCAGATCAAGGACGCCCAACGGCGGTGGTACCGGAGCCAGCGACATCGGGAGCACCACGCGACCCCGCAGTCCGTGCTGCCGCCCGAGGTCGACGAGACCTGGCAACTCATTGCCTCGCTATCGCTCCACCAGCGCGCCGCCGTGGTCCTGCACTACTACGAGGACCTGCCCCTCACCGAGGTCGCCGAGATCCTCGGCCGGCCCGCCTCCACCGTTCGTTCCGACCATCGTCGAGCCCTCGACCGGCTCCGAAAGGCACTCTGA